In Niveispirillum cyanobacteriorum, the following proteins share a genomic window:
- a CDS encoding tetratricopeptide repeat protein codes for MNRQDRRRQLSDLSKSDAMYSSFPSDMRAATELHRQGRMKEAADTLRKITKVYADHPDVRVAWSNLGATLQGMGKLDDAVAALKKARALKPDHPPPHHNLGMALAQQGKLDEAIESLQRACELDPNFRDAWAGLALVREQTGEIPLAAEAWQRAVQADPNAVEPLFNFGNCLFRLGMLQEAANAFQGCLARRPNMPEAVYALGRVHEEAGSFDTAAEAYLAATRIAPQVGQGHAQLAGLIVHIAGSDLAKAQGLADTYRQTHPDSPIVPQLFGRLEEIAKAAADAPAAAEPAEEATAEG; via the coding sequence ATGAATCGCCAAGATCGCCGCCGTCAGCTTTCCGATTTGTCCAAGTCGGATGCGATGTATTCCAGCTTCCCGTCCGACATGCGGGCGGCGACGGAGCTGCATCGGCAGGGCCGCATGAAGGAAGCGGCGGATACGCTGCGCAAGATCACCAAGGTCTATGCCGACCACCCGGATGTGCGCGTCGCCTGGTCCAACCTGGGCGCCACGCTGCAGGGCATGGGCAAGCTGGATGATGCTGTTGCGGCCCTGAAGAAGGCCCGCGCGCTGAAGCCCGATCATCCGCCGCCGCACCACAACCTGGGCATGGCGCTGGCGCAGCAGGGCAAGCTGGACGAGGCCATCGAGAGCCTGCAGCGCGCCTGCGAGTTGGACCCGAATTTCCGCGACGCCTGGGCCGGGCTGGCCCTGGTGCGCGAACAGACGGGCGAAATCCCGCTGGCTGCCGAGGCGTGGCAGCGCGCGGTACAGGCCGATCCCAATGCGGTGGAGCCGCTGTTCAATTTCGGCAACTGCCTGTTCCGTCTGGGCATGCTGCAGGAAGCGGCCAACGCCTTCCAGGGCTGTCTGGCCCGCCGGCCCAACATGCCGGAAGCCGTCTATGCCCTTGGTCGCGTGCATGAAGAGGCCGGCAGCTTTGATACGGCGGCCGAGGCCTATCTGGCCGCCACCCGCATCGCCCCGCAGGTGGGCCAGGGCCATGCGCAACTGGCCGGGTTGATCGTGCATATCGCCGGCAGCGATCTGGCCAAGGCGCAGGGCCTGGCCGACACCTATCGCCAGACCCACCCCGACAGCCCCATCGTGCCGCAACTGTTTGGTCGTCTGGAAGAGATCGCCAAGGCGGCGGCGGATGCTCCCGCTGCTGCGGAGCCGGCGGAAGAGGCAACGGCCGAGGGCTGA
- the glmU gene encoding bifunctional UDP-N-acetylglucosamine diphosphorylase/glucosamine-1-phosphate N-acetyltransferase GlmU, which produces MSHRPLACIILAAGKGTRMKSALPKVLHPLGGLPMVSHVVAAAQSLSPEKIVVVVGPGMDNVAATVAPHPTVVQENQLGTGDAVKAALGELAGFTGDVLVLYGDSPLITAATLSKMVAARNGTGDPAVVVLGMRPADPGAYGRLILGADGGLEKIVEFLDATPDERAVTLCNAGFMAFDGARMGALLSGIGNANAKGEYYLTDAVAVARAKGWTCAVVEGPTDDTAGVNSRAELAGIEKIFQNRLRQAAMANGATLLDPDTVYFAADTVLGRDVTVGQNVVFGPGVTVEDGVEIKPFSHLEGVIVRARAIIGPYARLRPGTDVGEGAHIGNFVELKNTQFGAGAKANHLTYLGDADVGGGSNIGAGTITCNYDGVLKHRTRIGANVFIGTHSTLVAPVSVGDGAYTAAGTVVTRDVAPDALSIARAPQEEKPGWASRYRAAKLALKAKKK; this is translated from the coding sequence ATGTCCCATCGCCCGCTCGCCTGCATCATCCTTGCCGCTGGCAAGGGGACCCGCATGAAGTCAGCCCTGCCCAAGGTACTGCACCCGCTGGGTGGCCTGCCCATGGTCAGCCATGTGGTGGCGGCGGCACAGAGCCTGTCGCCGGAAAAGATCGTGGTGGTGGTCGGCCCCGGCATGGACAATGTCGCCGCCACCGTCGCCCCGCACCCGACTGTGGTACAGGAAAATCAGCTTGGCACCGGCGATGCCGTGAAGGCCGCACTGGGTGAACTGGCGGGCTTTACCGGTGATGTGCTGGTGCTTTACGGCGACTCGCCCCTGATCACCGCGGCCACTTTGTCGAAGATGGTCGCGGCCCGCAATGGGACCGGCGACCCGGCGGTGGTGGTGCTGGGCATGCGGCCTGCCGATCCCGGCGCCTATGGCCGCCTGATCCTGGGTGCCGATGGTGGCCTGGAAAAGATTGTGGAATTTCTGGACGCCACCCCGGATGAACGCGCCGTCACGCTCTGCAATGCGGGCTTCATGGCGTTTGACGGCGCGCGCATGGGCGCGTTGCTGTCGGGCATCGGTAACGCCAATGCCAAGGGCGAGTATTACCTGACCGATGCCGTGGCCGTCGCGCGGGCCAAGGGCTGGACCTGCGCCGTGGTCGAAGGTCCCACCGACGATACCGCCGGCGTCAATAGCCGGGCGGAACTGGCCGGCATCGAGAAGATTTTCCAGAACCGCCTGCGTCAGGCCGCCATGGCCAACGGCGCCACTCTGCTGGACCCCGACACCGTCTATTTCGCTGCCGACACAGTGCTGGGCCGCGATGTCACTGTGGGCCAGAATGTTGTGTTCGGCCCCGGCGTCACCGTGGAAGACGGGGTGGAGATCAAACCCTTCAGCCATCTGGAGGGTGTGATCGTGCGTGCCCGCGCCATCATCGGCCCCTATGCCCGCCTGCGCCCCGGTACCGATGTCGGCGAAGGGGCGCATATCGGCAATTTCGTGGAGCTGAAAAATACCCAGTTCGGGGCCGGCGCCAAGGCCAACCACCTGACATATCTGGGCGACGCCGATGTCGGCGGTGGCTCGAATATCGGGGCCGGCACCATTACCTGCAACTATGATGGCGTGCTGAAGCACCGCACCCGCATCGGCGCCAACGTCTTCATCGGCACCCATTCCACGCTGGTGGCCCCGGTGTCGGTGGGCGACGGCGCCTACACGGCGGCGGGCACGGTGGTGACCCGCGATGTGGCCCCCGACGCCCTGTCGATCGCCCGCGCCCCGCAAGAGGAAAAGCCCGGCTGGGCCTCACGTTACCGCGCCGCCAAGCTGGCCTTGAAGGCCAAGAAGAAGTGA
- the gph gene encoding phosphoglycolate phosphatase (PGP is an essential enzyme in the glycolate salvage pathway in higher organisms (photorespiration in plants). Phosphoglycolate results from the oxidase activity of RubisCO in the Calvin cycle when concentrations of carbon dioxide are low relative to oxygen. This enzyme is a member of the Haloacid Dehalogenase (HAD) superfamily of aspartate-nucleophile hydrolase enzymes (PF00702).), with product MSILERFPALIFDFDGTLIDSAPDIALGLNRLLVAEGRRELPLSDVHQMIGDGAGRLVEQAFAATGAALTPAELGPMTERYLAIYGALPVDRSCIYPGVVETLTALKNAGHRLGLCTNKPAGISVDLLRDLGLDALFDAVAGGDSVARKKPHPDPLLFVMERLGVGAGGAVMVGDNANDVAAARGAGVPVVAVAYGYPRMALADLGADIIIDRFADLPGALARLG from the coding sequence ATGAGCATCCTGGAACGGTTCCCCGCCCTGATCTTCGATTTCGACGGGACCCTGATCGACAGCGCGCCCGACATCGCCCTGGGCCTGAACCGGTTGCTGGTGGCTGAAGGGCGGCGGGAATTGCCGCTGTCGGATGTGCATCAGATGATTGGTGACGGGGCGGGCCGGCTGGTGGAACAGGCCTTTGCCGCCACAGGTGCGGCCCTGACACCCGCTGAGCTGGGGCCGATGACGGAGCGGTATCTGGCGATCTATGGCGCGCTGCCCGTGGACCGGTCCTGTATTTATCCGGGCGTGGTGGAGACGCTGACGGCGCTGAAGAACGCCGGGCATCGCCTGGGCCTGTGTACCAACAAGCCGGCGGGGATCAGTGTCGATCTGCTGCGCGACCTGGGGCTGGACGCGCTGTTCGATGCGGTGGCGGGCGGGGACAGTGTGGCGCGCAAGAAGCCGCATCCCGACCCGCTGCTGTTCGTTATGGAACGGTTGGGCGTGGGGGCTGGCGGGGCCGTGATGGTGGGCGACAATGCCAATGATGTGGCGGCGGCGCGCGGGGCCGGCGTGCCGGTGGTGGCGGTGGCCTATGGCTATCCGCGCATGGCCCTGGCGGACCTCGGCGCGGATATCATCATCGACCGGTTCGCGGATTTGCCGGGGGCGCTGGCGCGGTTGGGTTAA
- a CDS encoding DUF3108 domain-containing protein: protein MRALSYLPLALLVSASPAMAQQADDLSLTYGIHIGGVHVLDANADMALGPDGYRAGLKMETDGFLGRVAQWKTDVRAQGHLTGPLPRPRQFTAHGSWRDQPRLTTVDYTPDGTPTLTLANPEPEKDREPVPADLRLGTVDPVSAIVAVLDQVAKKGDCDITVPVYDGRQRYDLIFATQGPATLEATDLSVYAGPATACSVKYKPLAGRWKENRQRDRDREGAKRKDVPVTLYIAPAIAGGPPVPVRLEMDSPLGAVKVHLASVKAG from the coding sequence ATGCGCGCTCTGAGCTACCTGCCGCTGGCCCTTCTGGTCTCCGCATCGCCGGCTATGGCGCAACAGGCGGATGATCTGTCCCTGACCTATGGCATCCATATTGGTGGCGTGCATGTGCTGGATGCCAATGCCGACATGGCGCTGGGTCCCGATGGCTACCGCGCCGGGTTGAAGATGGAAACCGACGGATTCCTGGGCCGGGTGGCACAATGGAAGACCGATGTGCGCGCGCAAGGGCACCTGACAGGCCCCCTGCCCCGCCCGCGTCAGTTCACGGCCCATGGAAGCTGGCGTGATCAGCCGCGCCTGACCACGGTGGATTACACGCCCGACGGCACGCCGACGTTGACGCTGGCCAATCCGGAACCGGAGAAGGACCGGGAACCGGTCCCCGCCGACCTGCGCCTGGGCACTGTTGACCCCGTCTCCGCCATCGTGGCCGTGCTGGATCAGGTGGCGAAGAAGGGCGATTGCGATATCACCGTCCCCGTCTATGACGGGCGGCAGCGTTACGACCTGATCTTCGCAACGCAGGGCCCGGCCACGCTGGAGGCGACGGACCTGTCCGTCTATGCCGGCCCCGCCACCGCCTGCTCGGTCAAATACAAGCCGCTGGCCGGTCGCTGGAAGGAAAACCGGCAGCGTGACCGCGACCGGGAGGGGGCAAAGCGCAAGGACGTGCCCGTCACACTCTACATCGCCCCCGCCATTGCCGGCGGCCCGCCGGTACCCGTGCGCCTGGAAATGGACAGCCCGCTGGGGGCCGTGAAGGTGCATCTGGCCAGCGTCAAGGCCGGCTGA
- a CDS encoding thermonuclease family protein, translating into MRGAVLLLLALLLPAAALAQADKAPVKGPGAAKEGDLVAVKGQEFRLFGIDAPDKGQTCVNVRGQQYDCHALSTRILSLLINNREIECTPRGQSPAAGPKLAICRAENGDDLAYAMVERGMALAYRPLSFDYVSIEARAISFRRGLWGGRVEPPWLWRSRQTEQKLDEMRKPKNAGGQ; encoded by the coding sequence GTGAGGGGCGCTGTCCTTCTCCTGCTGGCCCTGCTGCTGCCGGCCGCGGCCCTGGCCCAGGCGGACAAGGCACCCGTGAAGGGGCCGGGGGCCGCCAAGGAGGGTGATCTGGTCGCCGTGAAGGGACAGGAATTCCGCCTTTTCGGCATTGACGCGCCCGATAAGGGCCAGACCTGTGTGAATGTGCGCGGCCAGCAATATGATTGCCATGCCCTCTCCACCCGGATCCTCAGCCTGCTGATCAATAACCGCGAGATCGAATGCACCCCGCGCGGTCAGTCCCCCGCCGCAGGGCCGAAACTGGCCATCTGCCGGGCCGAAAATGGCGACGATCTGGCCTATGCCATGGTCGAACGCGGCATGGCGCTGGCCTATCGTCCGTTGAGCTTTGACTATGTCAGCATCGAGGCCCGCGCCATCTCCTTCCGCCGTGGTCTGTGGGGTGGCCGGGTGGAGCCGCCCTGGCTGTGGCGGTCGCGGCAGACGGAACAGAAGCTGGACGAGATGCGCAAGCCGAAGAACGCAGGCGGCCAGTAA